In Sardina pilchardus chromosome 8, fSarPil1.1, whole genome shotgun sequence, a genomic segment contains:
- the LOC134089730 gene encoding taste receptor type 2 member 40: MTDVPELAAMSVPLWAGVLLNVYNLLLTLAQLWRRRTAAVVNAVVCSISLGNVLLSLSCFLLIVLISADATVTRDGRVHPLFSAGLFLWLASCCVSFWSIAWLNVFYCVKVVSFSMECFGALKRNVDALVGVDLFLTFVASCLLLSPFLTLRLVFYPLNGAHGTNASGAQNASFSAAMLFAPWIDTNLYTAAFVCLLCPFPLMVMLPTSLRLVVHLCRHTLALRKNQTQVQSSASYLQVCKLTVSLVGVYVTTLFIVSFFFISHLQGNLISYSVIMVGCTFYCVCSAGLLTASNRHLKDRLRCGPCWKDPSEPASKGQSKETALT; this comes from the coding sequence ATGACGGACGTCCCCGAGTTGGCCGCGATGTCCGTGCCGCTGTGGGCCGGCGTGCTGCTGAACGTCTACAACCTGCTGCTGACGCTGGCGCAGCTGTGGCGCCGCCGGACGGCCGCGGTGGTCAACGCCGTGGTCTGCTCCATCTCGCTGGGCAACGTGCTGCTGagcctctcctgcttcctgctcATCGTGCTGATCTCCGCCGACGCCACCGTCACCCGGGACGGCCGGGTCCACCCGCTCTTCAGCGCGGGCCTCTTCCTCTGGCTGGCCAGCTGCTGCGTGAGCTTCTGGTCCATCGCCTGGCTGAACGTCTTCTACTGCGTGAAGGTGGTCAGCTTCTCCATGGAGTGTTTCGGGGCGCTGAAGAGAAACGTCGACGCTCTCGTCGGCGTCGATCTCTTTCTCACCTTCGTCGCCTCGTGCCTCTTGCTCAGCCCCTTTCTGACCCTGCGCCTCGTCTTCTACCCGCTGAACGGTGCCCACGGCACCAATGCCAGCGGCGCGCAGAACGCCAGCTTCTCCGCGGCCATGCTCTTTGCCCCGTGGATCGACACGAACCTCTACACCGCCGCCTTCGTGTGCCTGCTGTGCCCGTTTCCCCTCATGGTGATGCTGCCCACGTCTCTGCGCCTGGTGGTGCACCTGTGCCGGCACACGCTCGCCCTCCGCAAGAACCAGACCCAGGTGCAGAGCTCGGCCTCCTACCTGCAGGTGTGCAAGCTCACCGTGTCCCTGGTGGGCGTCTACGTCACCACGCTCTTCATTGtctccttcttcttcatctcccACCTCCAGGGGAACCTCATCTCCTACAGCGTCATCATGGTGGGCTGCACCTTCTACTGCGTGTGCAGCGCGGGGCTGCTGACCGCCTCCAACAGGCATCTGAAGGACAGACTGCGCTGTGGGCCCTGTTGGAAGGACCCCTCAGAACCAGCCAGCAAAGGCCAGAGCAAGGAAACCGCTTTGACATGA
- the p2rx7 gene encoding P2X purinoceptor 7, with amino-acid sequence MPCSLLNFCEYDTSKLVKIKSVKLGSMKWMSNGIILMFICIMLLWNKEYQAYDLVISSVTTKVKGVGLTNMSGVGEVVWDVVDHSGPSQGKNSFFVVTNFIATKQQKQGKCPETPQAGRPCRSDKDCEKGYWDQHSHGVQTGVCVKFDITRKTCEVAAWCPIENRKQPTRPALLASAENFTVLIKNNIRFPAYNYIRRNILPDMTDTYLKKCIFNRRSHPYCPIFRLGDIVAEAKEKFTEIAIEGGVIGIQINWDCDLNRFSHRCLPSYSFRRLDEKESNRTLYPGLNFRFARYYIENGIEYRTLYKAFGIRFDVMVFGKAGKFSIIQLIIYIGSTLSYYALTTVFLDWLIGTSCYSREARKYSERKFESVQDQQECLLCISFVDEDKVRLVKRSKKKSLQAVKAISFHPRKDDSTCFRALVSALQPAARPDLAAQNGLAEVKAEADRGQSVGTPLVEVPQGSRPPWCQCGCCPASCQLEEQLCCRRERGRCLTSSPLFRAMVLRRSTLETLLLYQSPLAELHEEAHLRRGAYAQFISWRFGGALPEDAVPVMPRCCVARVRAEYPSPDGRYEGLKLSRPLKPAEG; translated from the exons ATGCCTTGCAGTCTACTCAATTTTTGCGAATATGACACAAGTAAACTCGTTAAAATAAAAAGTGTTAAACTCGGTTCGATGAAATGGATGTCGAACGGAATTATTTTGATGTTTATTTG CATCATGCTGCTTTGGAATAAGGAATATCAGGCGTATGACTTGGTCATCAGCTCGGTCACCACAAAGGTCAAAGGGGTGGGGCTGACCAACATGTCTGGCGTTGGTGAGGTAGTGTGGGACGTAGTGGACCATAGTGGCCCTTCCCAG GGGAAGAACTCTTTCTTTGTGGTCACCAATTTCATTGCCACAAAGCAACAGAAGCAAGGCAAATGCCCAGAG ACGCCTCAGGCTGGGAGGCCGTGCCGCTCAGATAAAGACTGTGAGAAGGGCTACTGGGACCAGCACAGCCACG GTGTTCAGACAGGTGTATGTGTAAAATTTGACATCACCAGGAAGACCTGTGAGGTGGCAGCGTGGTGCCCCATTGAGAACAGGAAGCAGCCCACAAG GCCTGCTCTGCTGGCATCAGCTGAAAACTTCACAGTTCTGATCAAGAACAACATCCGGTTTCCAGCCTATAACTACATAAG GAGGAATATCCTACCGGACATGACAGACACTTACCTGAAAAAGTGCATCTTCAACCGACGAAGCCACCCGTACTGCCCCATCTTCCGCTTGGGGGACATAGTGGCTGAGGCAAAGGAGAAATTCACTGAGATTGCAATCGAG GGGGGTGTGATTGGGATCCAGATCAACTGGGACTGCGACCTGAACCGATTCTCCCACCGGTGTTTGCCCAGCTACTCTTTCCGACGACTGGATGAGAAGGAGAGCAATCGAACCCTGTACCCAGGCCTAAACTTCAG GTTTGCGAGGTACTACATAGAGAATGGCATTGAGTACCGGACTTTGTATAAAGCCTTTGGGATCCGCTTCGATGTCATGGTGTTTGGCAAG GCTGGGAAGTTCAGTATAATACAGCTTATCATCTATATTGGATCAACTCTATCATACTATGCACTG ACTACTGTGTTCCTAGACTGGCTCATTGGTACCAGCTGCTACTCCAGAGAGGCCAGAAAATACTCAGAGAGGAAGTTTGAGTCGGTTCAGGATCAACAGGAG TGTTTGCTCTGCATCTCGTTTGTGGACGAGGACAAAGTACGGCTGGTGAAGAGGTCCAAAAAGAAGAGTTTACAGGCAGTGAAAGCCATCTCATTTCACCCGCGGAAG GATGACTCCACGTGCTTCAGAGCCCTGGTCAGCGCGCTGCAGCCCGCAGCTAGACCGGACCTGGCTGCCCAGAATGGGCTGGCGGAGGTCAAAGCCGAGGCGGACAGAGGGCAGAGCGTGGGCACTCCGCTGGTGGAGGTACCCCAGGGCAGCCGCCCCCCGTGGTGCCAGTGCGGCTGCTGCCCGGCGTCGTGccagctggaggagcagctgtGCTGCCGACGGGAGCGCGGGCGCTGCCTGACCTCCTCGCCGCTCTTCCGCGCCATGGTGCTCCGGCGCTCCACCCTGGAGACCCTGCTGCTCTACCAGAGCCCCCTGGCGGAGCTGCACGAGGAGGCCCACCTGCGCCGAGGGGCCTATGCCCAGTTCATCAGCTGGCGCTTTGGAGGAGCTCTGCCAGAGGACGCCGTGCCAGTCATGCCCCGCTGCTGCGTGGCCAGGGTCAGAGCGGAGTACCCCAGCCCGGACGGCCGCTACGAGGGCCTCAAGCTCAGCCGTCCCCTCAAACCAGCCGAGGGTTAG
- the p2rx4b gene encoding P2X purinoceptor 4b → MAASCWSRFLHCFFDYETPRTIIIYNKGIGSVFRFVQFLIIAYVVGYVCVVQKGYQETEAVISSVTTKVKGFTATNTSALGLHVWDVTEFVIPPQGDDSFFVLTNVIATPGQIQQACPELPYPSSVCESDDNCSEGHSDVQGNGVQTGLCVNYSASVKTCQVLAWCPHENDSSLPKPALLVKAENFTVMIKNSVRYPKFGFIKKNILPNFSKEYLKTCRYHSSTDPHCPIFRLGEMVQDAGEDFLTMAEQGGVMGILIDWTCDLDWPEDYCLPKYSFVRMDKATHNTAPGFNFRFAKYSNNGSTQSRTLIKGFGVRFDVIVFGTAGKFSIVLTVVNLGAALSFLSLVGAVCDWVLVTCTAKREFYAKHKTTELPEDGTGEVISIGKIYGTS, encoded by the exons ATGGCAGCAAGCTGTTGGAGCCGCTTTCTCCACTGCTTCTTTGACTATGAAACTCCCAGAACTATAATTATCTACAACAAAGGAATTGGGTCAGTCTTCAGATTTGTCCAGTTTCTGATCATTGCTTATGTAGTTGG gtatgtgtgtgtggtgcagaaaGGTTACCAGGAAACGGAGGCGGTCATCAGCTCTGTGACCACTAAAGTGAAGGGCTTCACGGCCACCAACACCTCTGCCCTGGGCCTCCACGTCTGGGATGTGACCGAGTTTGTCATCCCTCCTCAG GGGGACGATTCTTTCTTTGTGCTCACCAACGTCATTGCTACTCCAGGTCAAATTCAACAGGCTTGTCCTGAG CTTCCTTACCCCTCATCTGTCTGTGAGTCTGATGACAACTGCTCTGAAGGCCACAGTGATGTCCAAGGCAATG GTGTTCAGACTGGCCTGTGTGTGAACTACTCCGCCTCGGTGAAGACGTGCCAGGTGCTCGCCTGGTGCCCCCACGAGAACGACTCTTCCTTGCCAAA aCCTGCATTGCTGGTGAAAGCGGAGAATTTTACCGTGATGATTAAGAACAGTGTGCGTTACCCCAAATTTGGGTTCATCAA GAAAAACATCTTGCCCAACTTCAGCAAAGAGTACCTCAAGACCTGCAGATACCACAGCTCCACTGATCCCCACTGCCCCATCTTCAGGCTGGGGGAAATGGTCCAAGATGCAGGTGAAGACTTCCTCACCATGGCAGAACAG GGTGGCGTCATGGGCATTCTGATTGACTGGACCTGTGACCTGGACTGGCCTGAGGACTATTGTCTTCCCAAATACAGTTTCGTCAGGATGGACAAAGCCACCCACAACACAGCCCCTGGCTTCAACTTCAG ATTTGCAAAATACTCCAACAATGGAAGCACACAGTCCAGAACATTAATCAAAGGATTTGGAGTACGTTTTGATGTGATCGTCTTTGGCACG GCTGGCAAATTCAGTATTGTGCTGACTGTCGTGAATCTCGGTGCAGCCTTGTCTTTCCTCAGTCTG GTGGGTGCTGTCTGCGATTGGGTTCTAGTAACATGCACAGCCAAGAGGGAATTCTACGCCAAGCACAAAACCACTGAACTCCCTGAGGATGGAACAGGGGAAGTG ATTTCCATTGGGAAGATTTATGGGACTTCTTGA